Proteins from one Telopea speciosissima isolate NSW1024214 ecotype Mountain lineage chromosome 1, Tspe_v1, whole genome shotgun sequence genomic window:
- the LOC122653124 gene encoding uncharacterized protein LOC122653124: MMHVLTDWIEKFWEEWELRAMVLLSLILQVILILLGKRRKYVSGNWLQIILWLCYMSADSLATFALSVLSWTQGQHGANESIAKAIWAPFLLLHLGSPDTITAYSLEDNELWLRHLLGLVFQVSVAFYVFLKSWVGSRFSILTLLMFVPGIIKYGEKNWALRRASNSMLSPRDDKGPNNRTHFMGGKKNVSKKLQDIPEAKRRTNINDFRLQIPVDQVDLSDAEILHKAYHFFVIFKDLFTGHILSIQEWEQSKSFFLQTSWRSSFKMIEVELGFMFDVLYTKATLAYTYVGFFLRLVCLAFTINSFLLFLTLEKDQYPDMDIITTYVLFVGAITLEIYSAINILIFSDWAFLWLSQKKIKMIPTIVSGAMERRLTCRKRWPASVGQCSIITCCLKDISSTVIVGVVQKLFCIDKVLEKHRWYMISNALQQDELRKLIFQQLKAKAENMTLEEKDTYPFPCTGDGVLRNNNYIWHLIQNTLGEENFGKSILIWHIATDICYESRFHISSATESKRELSKLLSDYMMYLLLMCPFMLPEGNGMIRFRDTFAEVKEVFEKTKSSKLDKSEACKKLLESTKVNFGSNTSESVLFEGCRLAERLKRSKEEANLDVWAETLPNVWMKMVCHAADKCTGTIHAQQLKRGGELLTHIWLLMAHLGLTRRVRFTTEGQQHKPNCLKG, encoded by the coding sequence ATGATGCATGTGTTAACAGATTGGATTGAGAAGTTCTGGGAAGAATGGGAGCTCCGGGCAATGGTTCTTCTCAGCCTCATATTACAAGTCATTCTCATCTTGTTGGGCAAACGCAGAAAGTACGTTTCTGGTAATTGGTTGCAGATCATTCTTTGGCTGTGCTACATGTCTGCAGATTCGTTGGCTACCTTTGCTCTGAGTGTCCTATCTTGGACCCAAGGACAACATGGTGCCAACGAATCAATTGCAAAGGCTATATGGGCACCATTTCTTCTACTTCACCTAGGGTCTCCTGACACCATCACTGCCTACTCTTTAGAAGACAATGAATTGTGGTTGAGACACTTGCTTGGACTAGTCTTCCAAGTCAGTGTAGCATTTTATGTCTTCCTCAAGTCTTGGGTGGGCAGCCGTTTCTCTATCCTTACACTTCTCATGTTTGTCCCTGGAATCATCAAGTATGGCGAGAAAAATTGGGCTCTCAGGCGGGCAAGTAACTCTATGCTCAGCCCACGTGACGATAAAGGTCCCAATAACCGTACCCATTTcatggggggaaaaaaaaatgtttctaaGAAGCTCCAAGATATACCAGAAGCGAAGCGTAGAACAAACATCAATGATTTTCGACTTCAAATACCAGTGGATCAAGTTGATCTATCTGATGCAGAGATTTTGCACAAGGCTTATCACTTCTTTGTGATATTCAAGGATCTCTTTACAGGTCACATACTTAGCATTCAAGAATGGGAGCAAAGCAAATCGTTCTTCCTTCAAACTTCTTGGAGAAGCTCCTTCAAAATGATCGAGGTTGAACTTGGATTTATGTTTGATGTGTTGTACACCAAGGCCACCTTAGCTTATACCTATGTGGGTTTCTTCCTCCGACTGGTTTGCCTTGCTTTCACCATCAATTCATTCCTACTCTTTTTGACCCTCGAAAAGGATCAATATCCAGACATGGATATAATCACAACTTATGTATTGTTTGTCGGAGCAATTACTCTGGAGATCTATTCAgccatcaatattctaatttTCTCTGACTGGGCATTCCTCTGGCTAAGCCAAAAAAAGATCAAGATGATCCCAACAATAGTCTCTGGTGCCATGGAGAGAAGATTAACTTGTAGGAAAAGATGGCCTGCTTCAGTGGGACAATGCAGTATAATCACATGTTGCCTCAAAGATATATCATCGACAGTGATAGTGGGTGTTGTTCAGAAGCTCTTCTGCATTGACAAAGTGCTAGAGAAGCACCGATGGTATATGATTTCGAATGCATTACAACAAGATGAACTAAGAAAATTAATCTTCCAACAGCTCAAGGCAAAAGCAGAAAATATGACATTGGAAGAGAAGGATACATATCCGTTTCCATGTACAGGAGATGGTGTGCTTAGAAATAACAATTACATCTGGCATTTGATTCAGAACACTCTCGGTGAAGAAAATTTCGGCAAAAGCATACTTATCTGGCACATCGCTACAGATATTTGTTATGAGTCTAGATTTCATATCTCATCTGCTACTGAGTCGAAACGTGAATTGAGCAAGTTATTATCAGATTATATGATGTACCTTCTCCTAATGTGTCCTTTTATGTTACCTGAAGGAAATGGGATGATCAGGTTCCGAGATACTTTTGCAGAAGTTAAGGAGGTTTTCGAGAAGACAAAATCGTCAAAATTGGACAAAAGCGAAGCTTGTAAGAAGTTGCTGGAGAGTACGAAAGTGAATTTTGGATCAAACACAAGCGAATCTGTCCTATTTGAAGGATGCAGGCTCGCTGAACGTTTGAAACGGTCAAAAGAAGAGGCGAATTTGGATGTATGGGCGGAGACACTGCCTAATGTGTGGATGAAGATGGTGTGTCATGCTGCGGATAAGTGCACAGGGACTATACATGCTCAACAACTCAAAAGAGGCGGAGAACTTCTCACTCATATCTGGCTTCTCATGGCGCATCTTGGGCTTACAAGACGAGTTAGATTTACTACAGAAGGGCAGCAGCATAAACCAAATTGCCTTAAGGGCTAG